The sequence TAAAATTATTTCATTATAAGCTTTATAATTAACAATTTCGTTTTCTTCTAATATTACAAACGAAGGACTACTATGTATATTACCTGCTACTGGATTATAATATAAAGAAAATTTATTTATTAAGTATTTATAATAATTATTAATTTCGATATAAGTATTACAATTTTTTGAATATAAATTAATTATTGCATATTGGTTGTATGAATATCCACAAGGATTATTAACTCTGTAATATCCATCGTATAAACCATTCCAGCCGAAATTAAAATGAAATTTCTTACCTAATAATACATCTTTATAACCATCGCAAACAAAAGCATGTCCATTATGATTAGATGTAAAACCCATATAAAGAATTGGCCTTTGATTTTCTAATTCATTTATAAGTTTTGATTTCCATTGATTTATACTATAATCATTTCTATCGACAATTTGAGCATTTGAAAAAGAGAAATCATTTTTTAATACATTAAAAATTATGTCTTTATTTGTTCCTGAAGCATTACAACCAAAATAATCAGCATTTAAATTCATTTTATCTCCTATATTCCTTAATAAATTTGCAATTTCTTTTTTTTGTATATCGTAATTTGAGTCAGAGTTTTTTAACTCATCAGGCATTATGTTATAATTAAATTCAATACAATCGGGATATCTTAAAAACTTTATAATTTGTCCTGCAGCTGTTGCTGGACATCCTACAAGCGTATGATCACAATTATTTCCTGCTGGACAGTAAAAATTATAAGCATTAACATCTAAGCCATCA is a genomic window of Bacteroidales bacterium containing:
- a CDS encoding C10 family peptidase, which encodes MFYKAYINDNTKFSVKYVYKYFYFKNYPCLIIIKYFDNNWLLMSNEKKTFPILAYSDEKSYSEEIPPNVLFWFNFYSEIVLKSKENNTSIDTMWQYLLKLKNLKFTHSGIEPLISTKWGQSVSNDGLDVNAYNFYCPAGNNCDHTLVGCPATAAGQIIKFLRYPDCIEFNYNIMPDELKNSDSNYDIQKKEIANLLRNIGDKMNLNADYFGCNASGTNKDIIFNVLKNDFSFSNAQIVDRNDYSINQWKSKLINELENQRPILYMGFTSNHNGHAFVCDGYKDVLLGKKFHFNFGWNGLYDGYYRVNNPCGYSYNQYAIINLYSKNCNTYIEINNYYKYLINKFSLYYNPVAGNIHSSPSFVILEENEIVNYKAYNEIILENFETTDNSEFIAEIVPCYYCNFIDYKNINEMSEINKNYDISLNNENNINNKINVFPNPFTNILTITYSSNINVLISLIDIYGKYIFKNKSFNFNSQLNLEDLKEGIYILEINDKKNVTYLKIIKQ